From Chryseobacterium sp. H1D6B, a single genomic window includes:
- the zwf gene encoding glucose-6-phosphate dehydrogenase, producing MANTSNIKANPTVIIIFGGNGDLTKRKIIPALYNLFLENRLPEQFAIIGTSRTDFTDEKYRDSLLDGINQFSRTGKAKKEEWAKFSSNISYQAANIKDVASYNEFDSKINTLKEEWKQDCSILYYCAVSPDLFCTIAENISKSKLENNKETTRIIIEKPFGRDLESAKALNEKLLTIFDEKQIYRIDHYLGKEVVQNVMAFRFANTIMEPLWNRTHIEHVQISVTEQIGVEDRGGYFDHSGILRDMIQNHLLQLLCIIAMEPPVNFDADLVRDRKVDVLKAIRKIVPGTIDSIAVRGQYGSGWVEGKEVSGYREEVDVAPDSNTETYAAMKFNIDNWRWQGVPFYLRTGKRLFKSASHIIIQFREVPHNMFNNGEQNFLKQNRLIISIQPDMAIRFQLESKTPGLEMNLNTVDMVFDYSAKTKIDAPEAYETLLLDVISGDQTLFMRADQVEAAWEVVMPVLDYWENNKMTNFPNYPANSWGPENAEALIAKDGFHWINLPDKK from the coding sequence ATGGCAAACACATCTAATATAAAAGCAAATCCCACAGTTATCATTATTTTTGGAGGTAACGGAGATTTAACGAAACGAAAAATTATTCCGGCTTTATACAATCTTTTTCTTGAAAACCGGCTTCCTGAACAATTTGCTATCATTGGAACTTCAAGGACAGATTTTACAGACGAAAAGTATCGCGATTCTTTATTGGACGGAATCAATCAGTTTTCCAGAACCGGTAAGGCTAAAAAAGAGGAATGGGCTAAATTTTCTTCAAATATTTCTTATCAGGCAGCAAATATCAAGGATGTTGCTTCTTACAACGAGTTTGATTCGAAAATCAATACATTAAAAGAGGAATGGAAGCAAGACTGTTCAATACTGTATTACTGCGCTGTTTCGCCGGATTTATTTTGCACCATCGCAGAGAATATTTCAAAAAGTAAATTAGAGAATAATAAGGAAACCACACGCATTATTATTGAGAAACCATTTGGCAGAGATCTGGAATCTGCAAAGGCTTTAAACGAAAAGTTACTGACTATTTTTGATGAAAAACAAATCTACAGAATAGATCATTATTTAGGAAAAGAGGTCGTTCAGAATGTGATGGCTTTTCGTTTTGCCAATACCATTATGGAACCGCTTTGGAACCGTACGCATATTGAACACGTACAGATTTCAGTAACCGAACAAATCGGGGTGGAAGATAGAGGAGGCTATTTTGATCATTCCGGAATCTTACGCGATATGATTCAAAACCACTTGTTACAATTATTGTGCATTATCGCCATGGAACCGCCTGTCAATTTTGATGCCGACCTTGTGCGTGACCGGAAAGTGGATGTTCTAAAAGCGATACGAAAAATTGTACCGGGAACAATTGATTCGATTGCTGTTAGAGGCCAGTATGGTTCGGGCTGGGTAGAAGGAAAAGAAGTTTCGGGTTATCGTGAAGAAGTGGATGTGGCTCCAGATTCTAACACAGAAACCTACGCTGCGATGAAATTTAATATCGATAACTGGCGCTGGCAGGGAGTTCCTTTTTATCTGCGCACAGGCAAGCGGCTTTTTAAATCGGCTTCGCATATTATCATACAGTTTCGGGAAGTTCCCCATAATATGTTCAATAATGGAGAACAAAATTTCCTGAAACAGAACAGACTTATTATTAGTATTCAACCTGATATGGCGATTAGATTTCAGCTCGAAAGTAAAACTCCGGGTCTTGAAATGAATTTGAATACGGTAGATATGGTATTTGATTATTCAGCAAAAACAAAAATAGATGCTCCAGAGGCCTATGAAACCCTTTTGCTGGATGTTATTTCCGGAGATCAGACTTTATTTATGCGTGCAGATCAAGTAGAAGCTGCGTGGGAAGTGGTAATGCCGGTTCTTGATTATTGGGAAAATAATAAAATGACCAACTTCCCGAATTATCCTGCCAACTCATGGGGTCCTGAAAATGCAGAAGCACTCATTGCAAAAGACGGCTTTCACTGGATTAATCTTCCGGATAAAAAATAA
- the pgi gene encoding glucose-6-phosphate isomerase, translating to MFPKINPTETIAWKALLTHYTEIKTVQIKDLFKQDSKRFEKMSITFNDIIFDYSKNIITDETLEKLLQLAEDCKVKNALEAIFAGEKINGTENRAVMHTALRNFSAQSMSIDGEDVMPEVRETRQKMKAFCEKIHSGEWKGYSGKKIKNIVNIGIGGSDLGPVMVTEALKPYWIEGIQAYFVSNVDGTQIVETLKNLNPEETLFTIASKTFTTQETMTNAQTARDWFLKSAEDEQFVAKHFVALSTNKEGVKKFGIDPDNMFVFWDWVGGRYSLWSSIGLSIALTIGYDHFEELLKGAESTDVHFRTTDFKENIPVIMALVGLWYTNFFGSETEAIFPYDQYMHRFPAYFQQGNMESNGKHTDRNGNDVTYSTGPIVWGEPGTNGQHAFYQLVHQGTHLIPCDFIAPAISHNPVGEHHKILVSNFIAQTEALMNGKTAEQVAAELKDSGMEKSEMEKLIPFKVFTGNKPTNSFLLKEITPFSLGALTALYEHKIFVQGVIWNIFSFDQWGVELGKQLAANVLPQLDNNDEIESHDASTNGLINAYKKWRNE from the coding sequence ATGTTTCCTAAAATAAATCCCACAGAAACAATAGCTTGGAAAGCATTATTAACCCACTATACTGAAATAAAAACCGTTCAGATTAAAGATCTTTTTAAACAAGATTCCAAGAGGTTTGAAAAAATGTCTATTACATTCAATGATATTATTTTTGATTATTCTAAAAATATAATCACTGACGAAACTCTTGAAAAATTGCTGCAGCTGGCGGAAGATTGTAAGGTGAAAAATGCGTTGGAAGCAATTTTTGCCGGGGAGAAAATCAATGGAACGGAAAATCGTGCAGTGATGCATACCGCCCTACGAAATTTTTCCGCCCAATCAATGAGTATCGATGGAGAAGATGTTATGCCGGAAGTTCGCGAAACCCGCCAGAAGATGAAGGCTTTTTGTGAAAAAATTCATAGCGGCGAATGGAAAGGCTATTCCGGAAAAAAAATTAAGAATATTGTCAATATTGGGATAGGAGGAAGTGATTTAGGGCCTGTGATGGTGACTGAAGCGCTAAAACCATATTGGATTGAAGGAATTCAGGCCTATTTTGTTTCCAATGTGGATGGAACTCAAATCGTGGAAACGCTGAAGAATTTAAATCCAGAAGAAACACTTTTTACGATTGCGTCGAAAACTTTCACGACACAGGAAACAATGACCAATGCGCAGACGGCACGAGACTGGTTTTTAAAATCGGCTGAAGATGAACAATTTGTGGCTAAACATTTTGTGGCACTGTCCACGAATAAGGAAGGCGTGAAAAAATTTGGAATTGACCCAGACAATATGTTTGTTTTCTGGGATTGGGTTGGCGGTCGATACAGTCTTTGGAGTAGTATCGGACTTTCCATTGCGCTCACCATAGGATATGATCATTTTGAAGAATTACTGAAAGGTGCTGAGTCAACTGATGTGCATTTCAGAACGACAGATTTTAAAGAAAACATTCCTGTGATCATGGCTTTAGTAGGGTTGTGGTACACCAATTTTTTTGGTTCGGAAACAGAAGCGATATTCCCTTATGACCAGTATATGCACCGATTTCCGGCCTATTTTCAGCAGGGAAATATGGAGAGCAACGGGAAACATACAGATCGAAACGGGAACGATGTAACCTACAGCACTGGACCTATTGTCTGGGGTGAACCCGGAACCAATGGACAGCATGCATTTTATCAATTGGTCCACCAGGGAACTCATTTGATTCCATGTGATTTTATTGCACCGGCGATCAGTCATAATCCTGTCGGTGAACACCATAAAATATTGGTTTCGAACTTTATCGCCCAGACTGAAGCTTTGATGAACGGTAAAACTGCTGAGCAGGTTGCTGCTGAGCTGAAAGATTCAGGAATGGAAAAATCAGAGATGGAGAAATTAATTCCGTTTAAAGTTTTTACGGGGAATAAACCGACCAATTCCTTCTTGCTTAAAGAGATTACTCCTTTTTCATTAGGCGCGCTTACGGCTCTTTACGAGCATAAAATTTTTGTGCAGGGAGTGATCTGGAATATTTTCAGTTTTGACCAATGGGGCGTGGAACTCGGTAAACAATTGGCTGCCAATGTACTTCCCCAGTTGGATAATAATGATGAGATAGAATCCCACGATGCTTCTACCAATGGATTAATCAATGCTTATAAAAAGTGGCGGAATGAATAA
- the glk gene encoding glucokinase, whose amino-acid sequence MKNFQEISLPDISDTALSMAYPSGQKKLPDSGIVLAADVGGTKTELALFQIKKKKLVSIKSERYATTDHNSFVKAIRHFHEDKTSVIDCACLGVAGTVDGDKVRGVNFAWEIDAKKLEADLDIKSVLLINDLQANAYGLSALEDSDFKIISKGEKIEGNAVVISPGTGLGEAGMYWDGSYFHPYATEGGHSNFAPNDELDLELWKFLNEKFDHVSWERVISGQGINNIYEFLRNYRGEKEPDWLTEQLKDNDSSKVISAAAIEKKDSVCVETMELFLKYLAVESSQLALKAKATSGIYIGGGITPKVLNLIDKKEFYKNFINVGRMEHLLKTIPIKVVLNDKTALMGAAYYAAMGILK is encoded by the coding sequence ATGAAGAATTTTCAAGAAATCAGCTTACCTGACATTTCAGATACGGCTTTATCAATGGCTTATCCTTCGGGACAAAAAAAATTACCGGATTCCGGAATTGTTTTAGCAGCAGATGTGGGCGGAACCAAAACAGAATTGGCACTTTTCCAGATTAAAAAAAAGAAATTGGTTTCCATCAAAAGTGAACGGTACGCAACTACAGATCACAATTCATTTGTAAAGGCAATCCGCCATTTCCACGAAGATAAAACGTCTGTTATTGACTGCGCTTGTTTAGGGGTAGCCGGTACGGTAGATGGTGATAAAGTTCGGGGAGTTAATTTCGCATGGGAAATTGACGCCAAAAAATTAGAAGCTGATCTGGATATAAAGAGTGTACTGCTTATCAACGACCTTCAGGCCAATGCTTACGGATTATCTGCTCTAGAAGATTCAGATTTTAAAATTATTTCTAAAGGGGAGAAAATTGAAGGCAACGCCGTAGTGATTTCACCAGGAACAGGCCTTGGTGAAGCAGGAATGTATTGGGACGGCTCATACTTCCATCCATACGCTACAGAAGGCGGACATTCTAATTTTGCGCCCAATGATGAACTGGATTTGGAATTATGGAAATTTTTAAATGAGAAATTTGATCACGTAAGTTGGGAAAGAGTCATTTCCGGGCAGGGCATAAATAATATATACGAATTCTTACGAAACTACAGAGGTGAAAAAGAACCTGATTGGCTTACGGAACAATTAAAGGATAATGATTCCTCTAAAGTGATATCTGCGGCAGCCATTGAAAAAAAAGATTCCGTTTGCGTTGAAACAATGGAATTGTTTTTAAAATACCTGGCTGTAGAATCCAGTCAACTTGCTTTAAAAGCAAAAGCTACCAGCGGGATTTATATCGGCGGAGGAATTACCCCAAAAGTTCTAAATTTAATTGATAAAAAAGAATTTTACAAAAACTTTATTAATGTCGGCCGAATGGAACATCTGCTAAAAACCATTCCCATTAAAGTTGTCCTTAATGATAAAACAGCTTTAATGGGAGCGGCCTATTATGCGGCAATGGGAATTTTAAAATGA